In the Streptomyces sp. cg36 genome, one interval contains:
- the recG gene encoding ATP-dependent DNA helicase RecG encodes MDRVPALDEPLKKLLGGPTAKVLADHLGLHTVGDLLHHYPRRYEERGQLTRLADLPLDEDVTVVAQVADARVHTFNGGRGQRLEITITDGSGRLQLVFFGRGIHKPHKELLPGSRAMFAGKVSMFNRRLQLAHPTYAKLAADGAEDGGSDDVVDSWAGALIPIYPACKGLESWKIAKAVDAVLPSAREALDPLPPALREGRGFVPLPEALLKVHRPHSKDDVEQARQRLKWDEAFVLQVALARRRFADAQLPAVARRPVPGGLLDAFDAKLPFTLTDGQTKVSGEIFADLATEHPMHRLLQGEVGSGKTMVALRAMLAVVDSGGQAAMLAPTEVLAQQHHRSITEMMGELAEAGLLGGSDLGTKVVLLTGSMGAPARRQALLDLVTGEAGIVIGTHALIEDKVRFHDLGLVVVDEQHRFGVEQRDALRGKGKQPPHLLVMTATPIPRTVAMTVFGDLETSVLDQLPAGRSPIASHVVPAQDKPHFLARAWERVREEVAKGHQGYVVCPRIGDDEDQKKAARKKSAEDDAEKRPPLAVLDLADELARGPLQGLRVEVLHGRMQPDDKDGVMRRFAAGEADVLVATTVIEVGVNVPNATAMVIMDADRFGVSQLHQLRGRVGRGAAPGLCLLVTEMPEASAARARLNAVAATLDGFELSRIDLEQRREGDVLGQAQSGVRSSLRMLAVIDDEEVIAAAREEAVQVVAEDPDLEHLPALRTALDALLDEDREQYLEKG; translated from the coding sequence ATGGACCGCGTGCCTGCGCTCGACGAACCCCTCAAGAAGCTGCTCGGCGGACCCACCGCGAAGGTGCTGGCCGACCACCTCGGCCTGCACACGGTCGGCGACCTCCTCCACCACTACCCCCGGCGGTACGAGGAGCGCGGCCAGCTGACCAGGCTGGCCGACCTGCCGCTGGACGAGGACGTGACGGTGGTCGCCCAGGTCGCCGACGCGCGCGTGCACACCTTCAACGGCGGCCGGGGCCAGCGCCTGGAGATCACCATCACCGACGGCAGCGGCCGTCTCCAGCTGGTGTTCTTCGGGCGCGGCATCCACAAGCCCCACAAGGAGCTGCTGCCCGGCAGCCGCGCCATGTTCGCGGGCAAGGTGTCGATGTTCAACCGCCGCCTCCAGCTCGCCCACCCCACGTACGCGAAGCTGGCCGCCGACGGCGCGGAGGACGGCGGGAGCGACGACGTCGTCGACTCCTGGGCGGGCGCGCTCATCCCGATCTACCCCGCCTGCAAGGGCCTGGAGTCCTGGAAGATCGCCAAGGCGGTGGACGCGGTGCTGCCCAGCGCCCGGGAGGCGCTCGACCCGCTGCCGCCCGCCCTGCGGGAGGGCCGGGGCTTCGTCCCGCTGCCCGAGGCGCTCCTGAAGGTTCACCGCCCGCACAGCAAGGACGATGTGGAGCAGGCCCGGCAGCGGCTGAAGTGGGACGAGGCGTTCGTCCTCCAAGTGGCGCTGGCCCGGCGCCGGTTCGCGGACGCGCAGCTGCCCGCGGTGGCCCGCAGGCCGGTTCCCGGCGGACTGCTCGACGCCTTCGACGCCAAGCTCCCGTTCACCCTCACCGACGGCCAGACCAAGGTCTCCGGGGAGATCTTCGCCGACCTGGCCACCGAGCACCCCATGCACCGGCTGCTCCAGGGCGAGGTCGGCTCGGGCAAGACGATGGTCGCCCTGCGCGCGATGCTCGCCGTGGTCGACTCCGGCGGCCAGGCCGCGATGCTCGCCCCCACCGAGGTCCTCGCCCAGCAGCACCACCGCTCGATCACCGAGATGATGGGCGAGCTCGCCGAGGCGGGCCTGCTCGGCGGCTCCGACCTGGGCACCAAGGTCGTGCTGCTGACCGGCTCGATGGGCGCGCCGGCCCGCCGCCAGGCACTGCTCGACCTGGTCACCGGCGAGGCCGGGATCGTGATCGGCACGCACGCGCTGATCGAGGACAAGGTGCGGTTCCACGACCTGGGCCTGGTGGTGGTCGACGAGCAGCACCGGTTCGGCGTGGAGCAGCGCGACGCCCTGCGCGGCAAGGGCAAGCAGCCCCCGCACCTGCTGGTGATGACCGCGACCCCGATTCCGCGCACGGTCGCGATGACCGTCTTCGGCGACCTGGAGACCTCGGTCCTGGACCAGCTGCCGGCCGGCCGTTCGCCGATCGCCAGCCATGTGGTCCCCGCCCAGGACAAGCCGCACTTCCTGGCCCGCGCCTGGGAGCGGGTGCGCGAGGAGGTCGCCAAGGGGCACCAAGGCTATGTGGTGTGCCCCCGGATCGGGGACGACGAGGACCAGAAGAAGGCGGCCCGGAAGAAGTCCGCCGAGGACGACGCCGAGAAGCGCCCCCCGCTCGCCGTGCTGGACCTCGCGGACGAGCTCGCCCGGGGTCCGCTCCAGGGCCTGCGCGTGGAGGTGCTGCACGGGCGGATGCAGCCCGACGACAAGGACGGCGTGATGCGCCGGTTCGCGGCCGGCGAGGCCGACGTGCTGGTGGCGACGACGGTCATCGAGGTCGGGGTGAACGTGCCGAACGCCACGGCCATGGTGATCATGGACGCGGACCGGTTCGGCGTCTCCCAGCTGCACCAGCTGCGCGGCCGGGTCGGCCGCGGCGCCGCCCCGGGCCTGTGCCTGCTGGTCACCGAGATGCCGGAGGCGAGCGCCGCCAGGGCCCGGCTGAACGCGGTGGCCGCCACCCTGGACGGCTTCGAGCTCTCCCGGATCGACCTGGAGCAGCGCCGCGAGGGCGACGTGCTGGGCCAGGCCCAGTCGGGGGTGCGCTCCTCGCTGCGGATGCTCGCGGTCATCGACGACGAGGAGGTCATCGCGGCGGCCCGCGAGGAGGCGGTGCAGGTGGTGGCCGAGGACCCGGACCTGGAGCACCTGCCCGCGCTGCGCACGGCGCTGGACGCCCTGCTGGACGAGGACCGCGAGCAGTACCTGGAAAAGGGCTGA